One genomic window of Glycine soja cultivar W05 chromosome 9, ASM419377v2, whole genome shotgun sequence includes the following:
- the LOC114367583 gene encoding polygalacturonase QRT2-like: MFPQTPTISLFIVLASLVLCNGYYIQEPFYKTNVKHYLVHDGRLIKTKHEHFGLLTRANRAIHLSSSRPRGTVSVDDFGAKADGRDDSEAFGKAWNEACSRGAILVVPENKIYRLKPITFSGPCRPNTAFMLYGTIEAWTQMSAYQEDRQHWIVFDRVSNFRVGGGGTFNGKGKKWWQSSCKVNTNHQCNDGPRPKAVTFYQCNNLKVTNLRFKDAPQMHVTFEGCFNVIVSNLVIRAPGDSPNTDGIHVADTQNIVISNTDIGTGDDCISIISGSQNVRATDITCGPGHGISIGSLGADNSEAEVSNVVVNRATLIGTANGVRIKTWQGGSGYARNIKFLNIAMQNVTNPIIVDQYYCDQAKPCQEQDSAVQLSNVLYQNIRGTSASEVAIKFDCSRAVPCRQIYVQDVILEPQGHGGTIATCENVRYVNRGNFFPQCTP; encoded by the exons ATGTTTCCACAAACGCCAACTATCTCACTTTTCATTGTCCTCGCTTCATTGGTCTTATGTAATGGCTATTACATACAGGAAccattttataaaacaaatgttAAACACTACCTTGTGCATGATGGGAGATTGAtcaagacaaaacatgaacattTTGGACTTTTAACAAGGGCTAATAGAGCtatccatctttcttcttctaggCCTCGTGGAACAGTTAGTGTTGATgactttggagccaaagcagATGGAAGAGATGACAGCGAG GCATTTGGGAAGGCATGGAATGAAGCATGTTCTAGAGGGGCTATCCTCGTGGTACCTGAAAATAAGATCTATCGTCTTAAGCCAATAACATTTTCTGGTCCATGTCGACCCAACACTGCCTTTATG CTCTATGGAACAATCGAGGCATGGACTCAAATGTCGGCATACCAAGAAGATAGACAACACTGGATTGTGTTTGATAGAGTTTCAAATTTCAGAGTTGGTGGTGGTGGCACATTCAATGGCAAAGGGAAAAAGTGGTGGCAAAGCTCCTGCAAAGTCAACACTAACCAT CAATGCAACGACGGACCAAGACCAAAA gCCGTGACTTTCTATCAATGCAACAACTTGAAAGTGACAAACCTGAGGTTTAAAGATGCACCTCAAATGCATGTAACCTttgaaggatgcttcaatgttATTGTTTCGAATCTCGTCATCAGAGCACCAGGTGACAGCCCCAACACTGATGGAATTCATGTCGCAGACACACAAAATATTGTCATAAGCAACACTGATATTGGGACAG GTGATGATTGTATTTCAATAATAAGCGGGTCCCAAAACGTACGAGCCACAGATATTACCTGCGGACCTGGACATGGAATAAG catTGGAAGCTTGGGAGCTGATAACTCAGAAGCTGAAGTCTCTAATGTGGTAGTGAACAGAGCAACCTTAATAGGAACGGCTAATGGAGTGAGAATTAAGACTTGGCAG GGAGGTTCTGGCTATGCAAGGAACATCAAATTTTTGAACATAGCGATGCAAAATGTGACAAATCCCATAATCGTAGATCAATACTACTGTGATCAAGCGAAGCCATGCCAGGAGCAG GACTCAGCTGTGCAATTAAGCAATGTGTTGTACCAAAACATAAGAGGAACAAGTGCCTCAGAAGTGGCTATCAAATTTGACTGCAGCCGAGCCGTCCCTTGCAGACAAATTTACGTGCAGGATGTGATTTTAGAACCCCAAGGCCACGGTGGCACCATTGCTACATGTGAAAATGTTAGATATGTCAACAGAGGAAATTTTTTTCCTCAATGCACTCcatga
- the LOC114368516 gene encoding scarecrow-like protein 3 produces MNWDDDERIHLINLLNDCVRLTELGNFNDAYIALYHLSQLASSDGDSMQRVATYFIEALAYCQVVKNLSGVPKVLHLVKTLSTPEQQLVKKLFFDFYPFIKIAHTITNQAIIEAMKGETSINVLDLSPSYNALQWTNLMNLENLDPEKLPIKKGEPLAISSVLQLHSLLATDDDNEMVKMRRGTGQRMFPEMLAKPKKKKVVNPSPDSALSPFSPCPSHKMESFLYGLWKLQPKVMVITEQESNVNNGSSLTKRVGSALKFYSTLFDCLEASTSRTSERRSLMEKMLLGEEIRNIVACEGVERKERHEKLVTWIPKA; encoded by the exons ATGAACTGGGATGATGACGAGCGCATACACTTAATCAATCTTCTTAACGACTGTGTCAGGCTTACTGAATTAGGCAACTTCAATGATGCATATATTGCACTCTACCATCTCTCTCAACTTGCTTCCTCTGATGGTGATTCCATGCAACGCGTTGCCACTTATTTCATTGAGGCACTAGCCTATTGCCAAGTCGTCAAAAATTTGAGTGGTGTACCCAAAGTTCTCCATTTGGTAAAAACACTATCAACTCCCGAACAACAATTAGTCAAGAAATTATTCTTTGATTTCTACCCCTTCATAAAGATCGCACACACCATCACAAATCAGGCCATTATTGAAGCCATGAAAGGGGAAACATCGATTAATGTCCTTGATCTCAGTCCATCTTATAATGCTCTTCAGTGGACTAATCTCATGAA TTTGGAGAATCTTGACCCTGAGAAATTGCCTATCAAGAAAGGTGAGCCTCTTGCTATTAGTTCTGTGCTTCAGCTTCACTCTCTTCTTGCCACCGACGATGATAATGAGATGGTCAAAATGAGGAGGGGTACTGGTCAAAGGATGTTTCCTGAGATGCTTGCCAAACCCAAAAAGAAGAAGGTGGTGAATCCAAGTCCTGATTCAGCACTCTCACCTTTCTCTCCATGTCCATCACATAAGATGGAGTCTTTTCTCTATGGCCTGTGGAAGCTCCAACCAAAAGTGATGGTGATTACTGAGCAAGAGTCAAATGTTAATAATGGGTCCAGTTTGACAAAGAGGGTGGGAAGTGCTTTGAAATTTTATAGCACACTGTTTGATTGCTTGGAAGCTTCCACTTCCAGAACATCAGAAAGGAGAAGCCTAATGGAGAAGATGTTACTTGGGGAAGAGATAAGGAACATTGTTGCATGTGAAGGAGTTGAGAGAAAGGAAAGGCATGAGAAACTAGTGACATGGATCCCTAAGGCTTGA
- the LOC114367089 gene encoding probable inactive purple acid phosphatase 27, producing the protein MPSYSFSSSNWVLKHVSILLVLFLSLSCSTSETLTPSLLDFVVTNTTVLHSNFTAVSDFRMINRRILKGCSASNPFVKVNVTSNSSFSDDEFVTVTVTGVSSPSAGDWVAMISPSTSDVKNCILNEVYYLQTGDTAKLPLLCHYPVKAQYMKNDPNYLSCKKKECKTFQNGKCDVSTCSGSLQFHVINIRSDIEFVFFSGGFVKPCLVGRSTPVSFANPKRPLYGHISSIDSTGTSMRLTWVSGDKEPQQIQYGNGKTVTSAVTTFSQDDMCSSTLPSPAKDFGWHDPGYIHSALMTGLKPSSTFSYRYGSGSVGWSEEIKFSTPPAGGLDELRFIAFGDMGKTPLDASEEHYIQPGALSVIKAIANDVNSNNINSVFHIGDISYATGFLAEWDYFLHLINPVASRISYMTAIGNHERDYIDSGSVYVTPDSGGECGVPYETYFPMPTSAKDKPWYSIEQGSVHFTVISTEHAWSENSEQYVWMQKDMTSVNRQKTPWLIFMGHRPMYTTNHGFVPSENKFMKAVEPLLLENKVDLVLFGHVHNYERTCSVFQNECKSMPTKDKNGMDTYDGRNYSAPVHAVIGMAGFTLDKFSNNVESWSLKRISEFGYLRAHATRNDLNLEFVISDTREVKDSFHITK; encoded by the exons AtgccttcttattctttttcttccagTAATTGGGTTCTGAAACATGTATCAATTTTACTTGTTTTGTTCCTTAGCCTTAGTTGTTCAACCTCTGAAACTCTCACTCCCTCACTCTTGGACTTTGTGGTTACCAACACCACAGTCCTACACAGCAATTTCACAGCGGTATCAGATTTCAGAATGATAAACAGACGAATTTTGAAGGGTTGTTCTGCTTCAAATCCCTTTGTTAAAGTCAATGTCACCTCAAATTCTAGTTTTTCGGATGACGAGTTCGTGACGGTCACTGTCACCGGGGTTTCCAGTCCTTCAGCCGGTGATTGGGTTGCTATGATCTCACCTTCCACTTCTGA TGTGAAAAATTGTATTCTGAATGAGGTCTACTATCTGCAAACTGGTGATACGGCCAAGCTTCCTCTGCTTTGCCATTACCCTGTCAAG GCACAATACATGAAAAATGATCCAAATTACCTCAgttgcaaaaagaaagaatgtaAGACATTCCAAAATGGGAAATGTGATGTCTCAACATGCAGTGGTTCACTACAGTTTCATGTTATCAACATTAGAAGTGACATCGAGTTCGTGTTCTTCTCTGGTGGATTCGTGAAACCATGCCTTGTGGGAAGGTCCACGCCTGTGAGCTTTGCTAATCCTAAGAGGCCACTCTATGGACATATTTCAAGCATAGATTCAACTGGAACATCA ATGAGATTGACATGGGTTAGTGGAGACAAGGAGCCTCAGCAAATCCAATATGGAAATGGAAAAACAGTTACTTCAGCAGTCACTACATTTTCACAGGATGATATGTGCA GTTCTACGCTGCCAAGTCCTGCTAAGGATTTCGGATGGCATGATCCAGGATACATCCACTCAGCACTTATGACTGGACTTAAGCCTTCAAGCACCTTCTCCTACAGATATGGAAG TGGCTCCGTTGGTTGGAGTGAAGAAATCAAATTTTCAACTCCACCCGCTGGAGGATTAGATGAGCTCAGATTCATTGCATTTGGTGATATGGGCAAGACTCCTCTTGATGCTTCAGAAGAACACTACATTCAG CCAGGAGCTCTTTCTGTGATTAAAGCCATAGCCAATGATGTAAATTCCAACAATATAAATTCAGTCTTTCACATCGGAGACATAAGCTATGCAACAGGTTTTCTAGCAGAATGGGATTACTTTCTTCACCTTATCAACCCAGTAGCTTCCAGGATTTCTTATATGACAGCAATAGGGAACCATGAGAG GGATTATATAGATTCTGGTTCAGTATATGTTACTCCTGACTCTGGTGGGGAATGTGGAGTGCCTTATGAAACATACTTTCCAATGCCAACTTCAGCAAAGGATAAGCCTTGGTACtcaattgaacaaggaagtgTTCATTTCACAGTAATATCAACTGAGCATGCCTGGTCAGAGAATTCTGAGCAG TATGTGTGGATGCAAAAGGACATGACATCAGTTAATCGACAGAAAACACCTTGGCTAATCTTCATGGG ACATAGACCGATGTACACCACCAACCATGGATTCGTACCTTCTGAAAACAAATTTATGAAAGCTGTGGAGCCATTGCTATTAGAAAATAAG GTTGACTTGGTTCTTTTCGGCCATGTGCACAATTATGAGAGAACTTGTTCCGTGTTTCAAAATGAATGTAAATCCATGCctacaaaagataaaaatgggATGGACACATATGATGGCAGAAATTACAGTGCCCCTGTGCATGCTGTCATTGGCATGGCTGGCTTCACCTTAGACAAGTTCTCAAACAAT GTGGAGAGCTGGAGCCTGAAAAGGATTTCAGAGTTTGGCTATTTAAGAGCACATGCTACGAGGAATGATTTAAACTTGGAG TTTGTCATCTCAGATACAAGAGAAGTTAAGGACAGTTTCCACATCACAAAGTAA